One window of the Chitinophaga niabensis genome contains the following:
- a CDS encoding response regulator, with translation MNRTILLIEDKSSLSETLKTLLELHQFKVILAGNGEDGIALARQKLPDLVISDVYMPVVNGYELLESFKNDSTLSNIPVIMLTAKTEIEEINLAMRKGAAGYVTKPFLFKNLHATIKKVLV, from the coding sequence ATGAATAGAACCATCCTTCTTATTGAAGACAAAAGCAGTTTATCAGAAACGTTGAAAACGTTGCTGGAGTTGCATCAGTTCAAAGTTATCCTGGCCGGGAACGGAGAGGATGGCATTGCGCTGGCGAGGCAGAAGCTCCCGGACCTGGTGATCAGTGATGTGTATATGCCCGTGGTGAATGGGTACGAGTTACTGGAATCTTTTAAGAACGACAGTACTTTGAGTAATATTCCGGTGATCATGCTTACTGCTAAAACAGAGATTGAAGAAATTAACCTGGCGATGCGGAAAGGGGCTGCGGGGTATGTGACGAAGCCTTTCCTGTTTAAGAATTTGCATGCAACGATTAAGAAGGTGTTAGTGTGA
- a CDS encoding response regulator transcription factor yields the protein MITIGIIEDNHFQLNNYKEFLEDFQECKVVFACRSMEEFKALPYKDPDVKAILLDISLPGESGISGIEELKRIYPDAKIIVLSGHDGKEYVIESIRKGASGYIIKTSRLMEIYHSILDAINQGGTLSPKAAHMLIDHVSKDPLENVKDRLTKREYELLQLLKDGYSYKEMAEKLFVTVFTVNQHLKKIYQKLNVASKSELISKIWSNSLFCSLTCIAAAVLL from the coding sequence ATGATCACTATTGGCATAATTGAAGACAATCACTTTCAACTAAATAATTACAAGGAGTTCTTAGAAGATTTCCAGGAGTGCAAAGTTGTATTTGCATGCCGCTCGATGGAAGAGTTTAAAGCGCTTCCCTACAAAGATCCGGACGTAAAAGCTATTCTGCTGGACATTTCACTGCCCGGCGAATCAGGCATCAGTGGCATAGAAGAATTAAAGCGCATTTACCCGGATGCAAAGATCATTGTACTCTCAGGGCATGATGGAAAAGAATATGTTATAGAATCCATTCGCAAAGGCGCCAGTGGATATATTATAAAAACCAGCAGGCTGATGGAGATCTATCACAGCATCCTGGATGCCATCAACCAGGGTGGTACCTTATCTCCCAAAGCTGCTCACATGCTCATAGATCATGTGAGCAAAGACCCGCTCGAAAATGTAAAAGACCGGCTCACAAAAAGAGAGTACGAGTTATTACAACTTTTGAAGGATGGGTATTCTTATAAAGAAATGGCGGAAAAGCTCTTTGTTACTGTATTTACCGTCAACCAGCATTTAAAAAAAATATACCAGAAACTCAACGTAGCCAGCAAATCTGAACTGATCTCCAAGATCTGGTCCAACAGCCTCTTTTGTTCCCTAACCTGCATCGCAGCTGCGGTACTACTTTAA
- a CDS encoding GumC family protein, which produces MQQFNSNHRRKQPQEQIDLMALIRYRYLSYWPLFLLAAALGVGVAMLYLRYATATYKISATLLVKEESKKLGEKDLLASLDLFGTDKNIENEMQILYSRTLATEVARNLQLYGEVYQKGNVRDLIAYENAPLQFKFLEPGKIKAGKPEIVPFVYNASKATVSLYDKTYPLNDTVATPWGKMLIKAHQGVLPDDKTYYLQITDEKQLTQVLLSRLSVAPVSKMGTVIKLEYSDVAPRRGEDILNELIRVYNAAAIEDKNRVAASTMSFVEDRLNIVTQELGDVEAKVEQFKRREGIVDISEQSKLFLESVQENDSKMSEANMQLSVLDAIEKYVSGKGEGENIVPATLGLSDPVLMELVAKLYETEMERERLKKTTGENSPVLGALNRQIAKLTPSIMENINSLRANLNAGKEKLESANSRFMGILRSVPGKEKALIEVSREREIKNSIYTFLLQKREETALAYAAAISDSRIVDAAESSSVPFSPKKMTVLAMAIIAGIVVVAAIITIKDMLNREIVERAEIEKATAAPIVAEIMYDDNNEALVIGDGKRSLVAEQFRSLRTSLSYIGLNGDNKTLLVTSSISGEGKSFVSINLAASISLIRKKVVLLEFDLRKPMISKMLGIKREPGITNYLVGRSSISDMLQPVPGNEYLFVLPAGVIPPNPTELILNGRLEEMLSHLKTMFDYVIIDTAPVGLVTDARLLAPFADACLYVLRQQVTPKLHLKQIDELYRNKEVGKLNLVFNGVRPRGVAAAGYGYGYGYVDEPKKNGKRKRFIRSIFNI; this is translated from the coding sequence ATGCAACAGTTCAATAGTAACCATAGACGTAAGCAGCCACAGGAACAAATAGACCTGATGGCGCTGATCAGGTATCGTTATCTGTCGTACTGGCCATTATTTCTGCTGGCCGCTGCGTTGGGAGTAGGTGTTGCGATGTTGTATCTCCGATATGCCACCGCTACCTATAAAATATCCGCCACATTACTGGTGAAGGAAGAATCCAAAAAACTGGGAGAAAAAGATCTGCTCGCCTCCCTGGACCTTTTTGGAACTGATAAGAATATTGAGAACGAAATGCAGATCCTGTATTCCCGTACACTTGCCACCGAAGTTGCCAGGAACCTGCAGTTGTATGGCGAAGTATACCAGAAGGGAAATGTACGCGACCTGATCGCATATGAAAATGCACCGCTGCAATTCAAATTCCTGGAGCCAGGTAAGATCAAAGCCGGCAAACCGGAAATAGTGCCTTTTGTTTACAACGCATCAAAAGCAACGGTTTCCCTCTACGACAAAACCTATCCGCTGAATGATACCGTGGCCACCCCCTGGGGTAAAATGCTCATCAAAGCACATCAGGGTGTATTGCCGGATGATAAAACCTATTACCTGCAGATCACGGACGAAAAACAATTGACGCAGGTACTGCTTAGCAGGCTCAGTGTGGCGCCCGTTTCTAAAATGGGTACTGTTATCAAACTGGAATATAGCGATGTGGCGCCCAGGAGGGGAGAAGATATCCTGAACGAACTGATCAGGGTATATAACGCCGCCGCTATCGAAGATAAGAACAGGGTAGCTGCCAGCACCATGTCTTTTGTGGAAGACCGCCTCAATATTGTAACACAGGAGCTGGGCGATGTAGAAGCCAAAGTGGAGCAGTTTAAAAGAAGAGAAGGCATTGTGGATATCAGTGAACAAAGTAAACTCTTCCTGGAAAGTGTGCAGGAGAATGATAGCAAAATGAGTGAGGCAAACATGCAGTTATCTGTACTGGATGCCATTGAAAAATATGTAAGTGGAAAAGGAGAAGGGGAAAATATTGTGCCCGCCACTTTAGGCCTCAGCGATCCGGTATTGATGGAACTGGTGGCCAAACTCTACGAAACAGAAATGGAAAGGGAGCGCCTGAAGAAAACAACCGGGGAGAACAGCCCTGTGTTAGGAGCCCTGAACCGCCAGATCGCTAAGCTCACACCCAGCATCATGGAGAACATCAACAGTCTCCGTGCTAACCTGAACGCCGGTAAAGAAAAACTGGAAAGTGCCAATAGCCGTTTCATGGGGATACTAAGGAGCGTACCAGGTAAAGAAAAGGCGTTGATAGAAGTAAGCCGTGAAAGAGAGATCAAGAATAGTATCTACACCTTCCTCCTGCAAAAAAGGGAAGAAACAGCACTGGCGTACGCAGCAGCTATTTCAGACAGCCGGATCGTAGATGCGGCAGAATCTTCCTCCGTACCCTTCAGTCCTAAAAAGATGACGGTACTCGCTATGGCAATTATAGCAGGTATTGTAGTGGTAGCTGCTATCATCACTATCAAGGATATGCTCAACAGGGAAATTGTTGAAAGGGCAGAGATAGAGAAAGCAACGGCAGCGCCTATTGTGGCAGAGATCATGTATGATGATAATAATGAAGCCCTGGTGATCGGAGACGGTAAACGCAGCCTGGTAGCAGAGCAATTCCGCTCCCTGAGAACATCACTTTCTTATATCGGCCTCAATGGCGATAACAAAACCCTGCTGGTCACCTCTTCTATATCCGGAGAAGGTAAAAGCTTTGTATCCATTAACCTGGCTGCCAGTATTTCATTGATCCGTAAAAAAGTGGTGCTGCTGGAATTTGACCTCCGCAAACCCATGATCAGCAAAATGCTGGGCATTAAACGGGAACCGGGCATCACCAATTACCTGGTAGGCCGCAGCAGTATATCAGATATGCTGCAGCCCGTGCCGGGAAATGAGTACCTGTTTGTATTACCGGCTGGTGTAATACCGCCGAATCCAACAGAACTGATCCTGAATGGCAGGCTGGAAGAAATGCTCTCACATCTGAAAACTATGTTTGATTATGTGATCATTGATACCGCGCCGGTAGGCCTGGTAACAGATGCCCGTTTGCTGGCGCCTTTTGCAGATGCCTGCCTCTATGTACTGCGGCAGCAGGTAACACCCAAACTGCATCTTAAACAGATAGACGAATTATATCGCAATAAAGAAGTGGGTAAACTTAACCTGGTATTTAATGGCGTACGTCCGCGCGGTGTGGCGGCAGCCGGCTACGGTTACGGATATGGTTATGTGGATGAACCTAAGAAGAACGGTAAACGTAAACGGTTCATCAGAAGTATTTTCAATATATAA
- a CDS encoding polysaccharide biosynthesis/export family protein, whose product MHPRRKPFFIIKTSLLLSFSCLLFSCVSTKKAAYFNNVNDTSLARVKGDFEPVIQKNDILQINVSAMNPQEAMLYNLPNTYSPGAATPAATGGAHSPSVTAANPVAGYLVNQQGYIQFPVLGSLKAEGLTKKALTDTIQNQLAERKLLVDPVVSIRFLNYRVTILGEVAQPAVVNVTSEKISIMEALGMVGDITIFGKKDNVLLIRETEGERITKRLNLNDAQMLTSPYYFLKPNDVIYVEPNKTKVANASKSTTVIPIVLSGLSLLVIVLDRLVK is encoded by the coding sequence ATGCACCCGAGACGAAAACCATTCTTTATTATTAAAACCTCATTACTGCTAAGTTTCAGCTGTTTGTTATTCTCCTGTGTAAGTACAAAGAAAGCGGCTTATTTCAATAATGTGAACGACACTTCACTCGCAAGGGTGAAAGGTGATTTTGAACCTGTTATTCAAAAGAACGACATCCTGCAGATCAACGTGAGCGCCATGAACCCGCAGGAAGCCATGTTGTATAATCTGCCGAACACCTATTCACCAGGTGCTGCAACACCTGCTGCTACCGGAGGCGCACACAGCCCCTCTGTTACAGCAGCCAACCCTGTAGCCGGTTACCTGGTGAACCAGCAGGGATATATCCAGTTTCCTGTACTGGGTTCTCTGAAAGCAGAAGGCCTTACCAAAAAGGCATTGACGGATACTATCCAAAACCAGCTCGCAGAACGCAAGTTACTGGTAGACCCTGTGGTAAGCATCCGTTTCCTCAATTACAGGGTCACCATTTTGGGGGAGGTAGCACAACCTGCCGTAGTGAATGTAACGAGTGAAAAGATCTCGATCATGGAGGCACTGGGCATGGTAGGTGATATCACCATCTTTGGGAAGAAGGATAATGTGCTGCTGATCCGTGAAACAGAAGGGGAACGTATAACAAAAAGGCTTAATCTAAATGATGCGCAGATGCTCACATCGCCTTACTACTTCCTCAAACCCAATGACGTTATTTACGTAGAACCCAATAAAACTAAAGTAGCTAATGCCAGCAAGTCAACTACCGTTATTCCCATTGTGTTAAGCGGTTTGTCTTTACTGGTGATTGTTCTCGACCGGTTGGTGAAATAG
- a CDS encoding sensor histidine kinase, translating to MNGIKEPVLLIDPSELIVLKANNAAVDLLGGGKRKAITDKPLQAHYGNGQFLPDTMLPLFQDSFIITTSIPGTKTLIDFKASRININRKPVLLAIGKTIEKKQSLKLQLQHLEKEKSLHEMKANFMSMTSHEFRTPLTAIASTVDLLETRLQMDGLLNSFYQHNISKVSGEIFNLNSMLDEILTLSKIVSNNYEVKKTAVDVEQVLNYLKFQYFSERKDERVLNVKISGEPRKIFVDKSQLSKILTNLISNAFKYSVKKNPSIQLSYQKNKLVIKIFDYGIGIPVKDIPHLFNSFYRGSNVDHIEGTGLGLAIVKTFTEMNNGTIDVTSEENKGTTFTLTFRYEGHI from the coding sequence ATGAATGGAATAAAGGAACCCGTATTACTCATTGATCCTTCAGAGCTGATCGTTCTAAAAGCTAATAATGCTGCCGTAGACCTGTTGGGAGGCGGCAAACGAAAAGCGATCACGGATAAACCATTGCAAGCGCATTATGGTAATGGGCAGTTCCTTCCGGATACGATGCTTCCCTTGTTCCAGGATTCTTTTATTATTACTACTTCTATCCCCGGCACTAAAACACTGATAGATTTCAAGGCGAGCCGTATCAATATTAACCGCAAGCCGGTCCTGCTGGCTATTGGCAAAACCATCGAAAAAAAACAGAGCTTAAAACTGCAATTGCAGCACCTGGAGAAAGAGAAGTCACTGCATGAGATGAAAGCCAATTTCATGTCTATGACCTCTCATGAGTTCAGAACACCATTAACAGCTATTGCTTCTACGGTGGACCTGCTGGAAACGCGTTTGCAGATGGATGGATTGCTGAATAGTTTCTATCAGCATAATATTTCCAAAGTATCCGGGGAGATCTTTAACCTCAATAGCATGCTGGATGAGATCTTAACGCTCAGCAAGATCGTATCCAATAATTATGAAGTAAAGAAAACAGCAGTAGATGTGGAGCAGGTGCTGAACTATTTAAAGTTCCAGTACTTCTCTGAAAGGAAAGACGAAAGGGTACTCAATGTGAAGATCTCCGGGGAACCGCGCAAGATATTTGTGGATAAAAGTCAGCTATCGAAGATACTCACGAACCTGATCAGTAATGCGTTTAAGTACTCTGTGAAAAAGAATCCTTCCATCCAGCTTTCCTATCAGAAGAACAAACTGGTGATCAAAATTTTTGATTATGGTATTGGTATTCCGGTGAAAGACATTCCTCATTTGTTTAATTCCTTTTACAGGGGAAGTAATGTGGACCATATTGAAGGTACAGGATTGGGTCTTGCGATTGTAAAAACTTTTACGGAAATGAATAACGGCACAATTGATGTAACAAGCGAGGAGAATAAAGGAACCACCTTCACCCTGACATTCAGGTATGAAGGCCATATCTAA
- a CDS encoding capsule assembly Wzi family protein — protein sequence MQGTKLLIIFALLGVSRAHAQFTDSLEVKVGTTGTIATKDYQPLWLVSNRFGIISDRKADLSTHARISDIHLLNENFYIRYGLDLYNNNQFKDVFIQEGFLKAGYKKLEFRAGRFEERIGEVDKDLSSGSWGISGNARPIPKIGFALTDYADIPFTNGWLQFKGQISHGWMGEEQYIPGAFLHEKALYVRIGKKQLKLYGGLQHYALWGGNRPDLPKIKNSFKDFWNVFIGKEGDDGTVNNPEYRPNRPGDHRGVLEGGITWENDNMQLHLYNQSMFETGQGITFKNTDRMLGFSYSNKNKLLKFTAEYLNTKQMNDFFPLNVRESYYNNGIYLTGWEYQNRIIGTPLFINRQRAQHYFDDIKPFDWSKPKDSISGKGWNIVNNRITGLHLGAMYMLGSSLKARTLLTYTKNHGNYLEPHFEPALTQWYTLQEVSWQTPLEPLTLTGGAAVDWGDLGNNAGFMLGVQWRFNFPSSH from the coding sequence ATGCAGGGTACTAAGCTTCTTATCATTTTTGCACTACTTGGTGTTTCCAGGGCACATGCCCAGTTTACAGATTCCCTGGAAGTAAAAGTAGGTACCACCGGTACCATCGCCACCAAAGACTATCAGCCTTTATGGCTGGTATCCAACCGCTTTGGTATTATCAGCGACCGGAAGGCAGATCTTTCCACACACGCAAGGATCAGTGATATTCATTTGCTGAATGAAAACTTCTATATCCGCTACGGGCTGGACCTCTATAACAACAATCAGTTCAAAGACGTATTCATACAGGAAGGGTTCCTTAAAGCAGGATATAAGAAACTGGAATTCAGAGCAGGCCGTTTTGAAGAGCGGATCGGAGAAGTAGATAAGGATCTTTCCTCGGGATCATGGGGTATCAGCGGAAATGCACGCCCTATTCCCAAAATAGGATTCGCTTTAACGGATTATGCGGATATCCCTTTTACAAACGGCTGGCTGCAATTCAAAGGGCAGATTAGTCATGGCTGGATGGGAGAAGAGCAATACATTCCCGGTGCATTTCTGCATGAAAAAGCCCTCTATGTAAGGATCGGGAAGAAACAACTGAAGTTATACGGCGGCTTGCAGCACTATGCACTCTGGGGAGGAAACCGCCCGGACCTGCCAAAGATCAAAAACTCCTTTAAAGATTTCTGGAATGTGTTCATTGGAAAAGAAGGGGATGATGGTACTGTGAATAATCCTGAGTACAGGCCCAACCGCCCTGGTGATCATCGGGGCGTACTGGAAGGGGGCATTACCTGGGAGAATGATAACATGCAACTGCACCTGTATAATCAGTCCATGTTTGAAACAGGGCAGGGGATCACGTTCAAGAACACAGACCGTATGCTGGGGTTCAGCTATTCCAATAAGAACAAATTATTAAAATTCACCGCTGAATACCTGAACACAAAACAGATGAATGACTTCTTCCCGCTGAACGTAAGGGAAAGTTATTACAACAACGGCATCTACCTAACCGGTTGGGAATACCAGAACCGTATTATCGGTACTCCCTTATTCATCAACCGCCAAAGAGCACAGCACTATTTCGATGACATCAAACCGTTCGACTGGTCGAAGCCAAAAGATTCTATCAGCGGAAAAGGATGGAACATTGTTAACAATAGAATAACAGGTTTGCACCTCGGTGCGATGTACATGCTGGGCAGTTCACTGAAAGCCAGAACCCTGCTCACTTACACTAAGAACCACGGCAATTACCTGGAGCCGCATTTTGAACCTGCACTCACACAATGGTATACTTTACAGGAAGTAAGCTGGCAAACTCCGCTGGAGCCGCTTACACTTACCGGCGGCGCGGCAGTGGATTGGGGAGACCTGGGTAACAACGCGGGGTTTATGTTAGGGGTTCAGTGGAGATTTAATTTTCCCTCCTCACACTAA